The Chitinophagales bacterium genome has a window encoding:
- a CDS encoding type IIA DNA topoisomerase subunit B — MSENTNLYNEDSIRSLDWREHIRLRPGMYIGKLGDGSSPDDGIYILLKEVTDNCIDEYTMGFGKRIEITLDKGVVTVRDYGRGIPLGKVVDVVSKINTGAKYDSKAFQKSVGLNGVGTKAVNALSNYFKVSAFRDGKMKEAEFEKGILVKEHKEQKTEEPNGTLVTFIPDDTVFKKYHFLNDYIENQIWNYCYLNAGLQIKFNNRLYISKNGLLDLLTNKTNPETNRYPIIHLKGEDIEVAITHTNDYGEDIYSFVNGQHTTQGGTHQAAFREAFVKTIRDFYKKDYDATDIRQSISAAISVRVQEPVFESQTKTKLGSQYIAEGGQSMKSFVLDFFSKELDNYLHKNPTVADAMKKRIEQSERERKELSGIRKLANERAKKANLHNKKLRDCRIHFNAEPPNKNKEEFIQKQNESTIFITEGDSASGSITKSRNVETQAVFSLRGKPLNCFGLTKKVVYENEEFNLLQHALNIEEGLEGLRYNNIIIATDADVDGMHIRLLIMTFFLQFFPDLVKAGHVYILQTPLFRVRNKQKTIYCYSDEERKAAIAELGTKPEITRFKGLGEISPEEFAQFIGEDMHKDPVLLGKEAQIQKLLSYYMGKNTPERQKNIIENLRVEKDLVEEMGA; from the coding sequence ATGTCAGAGAACACGAATCTGTATAACGAGGATAGTATCCGGTCGCTGGACTGGAGAGAACATATACGCCTGCGCCCGGGCATGTATATTGGTAAGCTGGGAGACGGGAGCAGCCCTGACGATGGTATATATATATTGCTGAAAGAGGTAACCGACAATTGTATAGATGAATATACGATGGGGTTTGGCAAGCGCATAGAAATAACTCTGGACAAGGGTGTTGTTACCGTTCGCGACTATGGCCGCGGCATACCCCTGGGTAAGGTAGTGGATGTAGTAAGTAAGATAAATACAGGTGCCAAATATGACAGCAAAGCCTTCCAGAAATCGGTGGGGTTGAATGGTGTGGGTACGAAAGCAGTCAATGCCCTGAGTAATTACTTTAAGGTATCGGCTTTCAGAGATGGTAAAATGAAGGAGGCTGAATTTGAGAAGGGTATACTGGTAAAAGAACACAAAGAACAGAAGACTGAGGAACCAAACGGGACATTGGTAACCTTTATACCTGATGATACAGTTTTCAAGAAATATCATTTTCTGAATGACTATATCGAAAACCAGATATGGAACTACTGCTACCTGAATGCCGGCCTGCAGATCAAGTTCAACAACCGACTGTATATTTCAAAGAACGGCCTGCTGGACCTGCTTACGAATAAAACCAACCCGGAAACGAACCGCTACCCTATCATACACCTGAAAGGTGAGGATATAGAGGTAGCTATAACGCATACCAACGATTATGGTGAGGATATATACTCATTTGTGAACGGACAACATACTACACAGGGAGGTACACACCAGGCGGCTTTCCGCGAGGCATTTGTAAAGACCATACGTGATTTTTACAAAAAAGATTATGATGCTACAGATATTCGTCAAAGTATCAGTGCTGCTATCTCTGTGCGTGTACAGGAGCCTGTTTTCGAATCGCAGACAAAAACAAAACTAGGTTCGCAATATATAGCAGAAGGTGGACAGTCCATGAAATCATTCGTATTGGACTTCTTTTCGAAAGAGTTGGATAACTACCTGCACAAGAACCCGACAGTAGCCGATGCGATGAAAAAACGCATTGAGCAAAGCGAACGTGAGCGTAAAGAGTTATCGGGCATACGTAAACTGGCCAATGAACGTGCCAAGAAGGCCAACCTGCACAATAAAAAACTGCGCGACTGTCGTATACACTTTAATGCTGAGCCTCCCAATAAGAACAAAGAGGAATTTATACAAAAGCAAAACGAGAGTACCATATTTATTACCGAGGGTGACTCAGCGAGCGGTAGTATCACAAAAAGCCGCAATGTGGAAACACAGGCTGTTTTCAGCCTAAGAGGTAAGCCGCTGAACTGTTTCGGGCTGACCAAAAAGGTCGTGTATGAAAACGAGGAATTCAACCTGCTGCAACATGCATTAAATATAGAAGAGGGCCTGGAGGGTTTGCGTTATAACAATATCATCATAGCAACTGATGCTGACGTGGATGGCATGCATATACGTTTGCTGATCATGACCTTCTTCCTGCAGTTCTTCCCCGACCTGGTGAAAGCAGGACATGTGTACATTTTGCAGACACCACTATTCCGTGTACGTAACAAACAGAAAACCATTTACTGCTACAGCGATGAGGAGCGTAAGGCAGCCATTGCAGAACTGGGCACTAAACCAGAGATAACACGGTTCAAAGGCCTTGGAGAGATAAGCCCTGAAGAGTTTGCACAATTTATAGGAGAAGATATGCACAAAGACCCTGTACTATTAGGCAAAGAAGCACAAATACAAAAATTACTGAGCTATTACATGGGTAAGAATACTCCTGAAAGGCAGAAAAACATAATTGAGAACCTTAGAGTAGAAAAAGACCTGGTAGAAGAGATGGGAGCATAG